The proteins below are encoded in one region of Pseudomonas entomophila L48:
- a CDS encoding bifunctional DedA family/phosphatase PAP2 family protein produces the protein MGQWLDSLTAWLGANPQWLGLAIFVIACVECLAIAGIIVPGTVLLFAVAVLAGSGAFTLGETLLLGFLGGVLGDAISYGVGKYFHQNIRRLPLLRGHPEWIGSAEAYFQRYGIASLLVGRFIGPLRPMLPMVAGMFDMPLPRFIAVSLVAGAGWSVAYLLPGWATGAAMRLPLPEGFWLDAGIVFGTLAVLIGLSLNSSLRDQRYGTRLIAGLSGLAVAALFIGWPYLNEFDQGLMTLVQEHRSQAIDGAVVMITRLGDFRTQFFLGGLLTGLLLLARQWRHALFAGATLIGTALANGSLKWLFARARPEVLADPLTSYSMPSGHSSASFAFFLVLAVLAGRGQPPRMRLTWVMLGCLPALAIALSRVYLGAHWPTDILAGALLACCVCAASLTLVQHRQPLMALSQRVWWLVLPACVALLAFFMLHALPKALLRYQY, from the coding sequence ATGGGCCAATGGCTCGACAGCCTGACCGCCTGGCTCGGCGCCAACCCGCAGTGGCTTGGCCTGGCGATTTTCGTGATCGCTTGCGTGGAATGCCTCGCCATTGCCGGCATCATCGTGCCCGGCACTGTGCTGCTGTTCGCCGTCGCCGTACTGGCCGGCAGCGGTGCCTTCACGCTTGGGGAAACCCTGCTGCTGGGCTTCCTCGGCGGCGTGCTCGGGGACGCGATCTCTTATGGTGTGGGCAAGTACTTCCACCAGAACATCCGCCGCCTGCCGCTGCTGCGCGGCCACCCGGAGTGGATCGGCAGCGCCGAGGCGTACTTCCAGCGCTATGGCATCGCCAGCCTGCTGGTCGGCCGCTTCATCGGCCCGTTGCGCCCAATGCTGCCGATGGTCGCCGGCATGTTCGACATGCCACTACCGCGTTTCATCGCCGTCAGCCTGGTGGCCGGCGCCGGTTGGTCGGTCGCCTACCTGCTGCCCGGCTGGGCCACCGGCGCGGCGATGCGCCTGCCGTTGCCGGAAGGCTTCTGGCTGGATGCCGGCATCGTCTTCGGTACCCTCGCGGTGCTGATCGGCCTGAGCCTGAACAGCAGCCTGCGCGACCAGCGTTATGGCACCCGGCTGATTGCCGGGCTGAGCGGCCTGGCGGTAGCGGCACTGTTCATCGGCTGGCCCTATCTCAACGAGTTCGACCAGGGCCTGATGACCCTGGTGCAAGAGCATCGCAGCCAGGCCATCGATGGCGCCGTGGTGATGATCACCCGGCTGGGTGACTTCCGCACTCAATTCTTCCTGGGTGGCCTGCTGACCGGCCTGCTGTTGCTGGCCCGGCAATGGCGCCATGCCCTGTTCGCCGGGGCGACGTTGATCGGCACCGCGCTGGCCAATGGCTCGTTGAAATGGCTGTTTGCCCGCGCACGCCCGGAAGTGCTGGCCGACCCGCTGACCAGCTACAGCATGCCCAGCGGGCACAGTTCGGCGTCGTTCGCGTTCTTCCTGGTGCTGGCGGTGCTGGCCGGCCGTGGCCAACCGCCGCGCATGCGCCTGACCTGGGTGATGCTGGGCTGCCTGCCGGCGCTGGCCATCGCCCTGTCGCGGGTATACCTGGGGGCGCATTGGCCGACCGATATCCTGGCCGGGGCGTTGCTGGCGTGCTGTGTGTGCGCGGCGAGCCTGACGCTGGTGCAGCATCGCCAGCCGCTCATGGCCTTGTCGCAACGGGTGTGGTGGCTGGTGCTGCCGGCCTGTGTCGCGCTGCTGGCGTTCTTCATGCTGCATGCCCTGCCCAAGGCACTGCTGCGTTACCAGTACTAA
- a CDS encoding LON peptidase substrate-binding domain-containing protein → MTLPLFPLNTVLFPGCLLDLQIFEARYLDMIGRCMKQGAGFGVVCILEGEQVGKAPPVVASIGCEALIRDFVQQDNGLLGIRVEGVRRFTVEQTEVQKDQLMLAEVQWLPDQADSPLVEQDDDLLALLLALGEHPMVEALDMPRDVDGRQALGNQLAYLLPFMEEDKLDLLAIDSPQRRLEAIQALLERIQGELFA, encoded by the coding sequence ATGACGCTACCGCTTTTTCCCCTCAATACCGTGTTGTTTCCCGGTTGCCTGCTCGATCTGCAGATCTTCGAGGCACGCTACCTGGACATGATCGGCCGTTGCATGAAGCAGGGCGCGGGCTTTGGTGTGGTGTGCATCCTCGAAGGCGAGCAGGTGGGCAAGGCCCCGCCGGTGGTGGCCTCGATTGGTTGCGAGGCGCTGATCCGCGACTTCGTGCAGCAGGACAATGGCTTGCTGGGTATTCGGGTCGAAGGTGTCCGGCGGTTCACTGTCGAGCAGACCGAGGTGCAGAAGGACCAGCTCATGCTCGCCGAGGTGCAGTGGTTGCCTGATCAGGCGGACAGCCCGCTGGTGGAGCAGGACGATGACCTGCTGGCGTTGCTGCTGGCCCTGGGCGAGCACCCGATGGTGGAGGCACTGGACATGCCCCGGGATGTCGATGGGCGCCAGGCGCTGGGCAACCAGCTGGCGTACCTGCTGCCGTTCATGGAGGAGGACAAGCTGGACCTGCTGGCGATCGACTCGCCGCAGCGGCGGCTGGAGGCGATCCAGGCGCTGCTGGAGCGGATCCAGGGTGAGTTGTTCGCCTGA
- a CDS encoding LrgB family protein, whose product MTLDWQGALDAVIHHPLFGIGITLAAYQLVLAAYEKTRWIFLQPVLVSMLVVIGVLLLCGIDYSEYRKSTEIMNILLGPATVALAVPLYLNLRRIRQLFWPTFTTLVVGGLFATVACLALGLWFGAEHMILMTMAPKSVTSPIAMLVAEQIGGVAALAAVFVLITGVIGAIFGPALLTRFGVLSPEARGMALGVTAHAVGTSVALQESDECGAFAALAMSLMGVATAVFLPLAVSLVA is encoded by the coding sequence ATGACCCTCGACTGGCAGGGCGCGCTCGATGCGGTCATCCACCACCCGCTGTTCGGCATCGGTATCACGCTGGCCGCCTACCAGCTGGTGCTGGCGGCCTACGAAAAGACCCGCTGGATCTTCCTGCAGCCAGTGCTGGTGTCGATGCTGGTGGTGATCGGCGTACTGCTGCTGTGCGGTATCGACTACAGCGAATACCGCAAGAGCACCGAGATCATGAACATTCTTCTCGGCCCGGCCACCGTGGCCCTGGCGGTGCCGCTGTACCTCAACCTGCGGCGCATCCGCCAACTGTTCTGGCCGACATTTACTACGCTGGTAGTCGGAGGGCTGTTCGCCACCGTGGCGTGCCTGGCGTTGGGGTTGTGGTTCGGCGCCGAGCACATGATCCTGATGACCATGGCGCCGAAGTCGGTGACTTCGCCCATCGCCATGCTGGTGGCCGAGCAGATTGGCGGCGTAGCGGCCCTGGCGGCGGTGTTCGTGCTGATCACCGGGGTGATCGGGGCGATCTTCGGCCCGGCGCTGCTGACCCGTTTCGGCGTGCTCAGCCCCGAGGCACGGGGCATGGCGCTGGGGGTGACAGCCCATGCGGTGGGCACTTCGGTGGCCTTGCAGGAAAGTGATGAATGCGGCGCCTTCGCCGCGCTGGCGATGAGCCTGATGGGCGTGGCCACGGCAGTGTTCCTGCCGTTGGCGGTCAGCCTGGTGGCTTGA
- a CDS encoding CidA/LrgA family protein yields the protein MLLRGLTWLVLFQLLGTAINHLFLAILPGPIIGLLLLLAFLMIRGEVGKPLNDAASSLLRYLPLLLVPPAVGVMVYAKDIAADFWAIVGALLISCLLTLVFVGVLMQKLIHRQGQREERP from the coding sequence ATGCTGTTGCGTGGTTTGACCTGGCTGGTGCTGTTCCAGTTGCTGGGGACGGCGATCAATCACCTGTTCCTGGCGATCCTGCCCGGGCCGATCATCGGCCTGCTGTTGCTGCTGGCCTTCCTGATGATCCGTGGAGAAGTGGGCAAGCCACTCAATGATGCCGCCAGCAGCCTGTTGCGCTACCTGCCATTGCTGCTGGTGCCCCCAGCGGTGGGGGTGATGGTCTACGCCAAGGATATCGCCGCGGACTTCTGGGCCATCGTCGGCGCGCTGCTGATCTCCTGCCTGCTGACCCTGGTGTTCGTCGGCGTGCTGATGCAGAAACTCATCCATCGCCAGGGCCAGCGCGAGGAGCGGCCATGA
- a CDS encoding MaoC family dehydratase: MPYVPVTELSQYVGKELGRSAWLKIDQQRINLFAEATGDFQFIHVDPAKAAKTPFGTTIAHGFLTLSLIPKLMEDILVLPEGLKMVVNYGLDSVRFIQPVKVDSNVRLKVELVDAIEKKPGQWLLKATVTLEIEGEEKPAYIAEPLSLCFV; encoded by the coding sequence ATGCCCTATGTACCCGTTACAGAGCTTTCGCAGTACGTTGGAAAGGAACTGGGACGTTCCGCCTGGCTGAAGATCGACCAGCAACGCATCAACCTGTTCGCCGAGGCCACCGGCGATTTCCAGTTCATCCATGTGGACCCGGCGAAAGCGGCCAAGACCCCCTTCGGCACCACCATCGCCCATGGTTTCCTCACCCTGTCGCTGATCCCCAAGCTGATGGAAGACATCCTGGTGCTGCCCGAAGGGCTGAAGATGGTGGTCAACTACGGGCTCGACAGCGTGCGCTTCATCCAGCCGGTGAAGGTCGACAGCAATGTGCGATTGAAGGTCGAGCTGGTCGACGCCATTGAGAAGAAGCCTGGGCAGTGGTTGCTCAAGGCGACCGTCACCCTCGAGATCGAAGGTGAGGAGAAACCGGCCTATATCGCCGAACCGCTGTCGCTCTGTTTCGTCTGA
- a CDS encoding C13 family peptidase, translating to MRPLLPLTLILLLTACGEGEPLSPPDARLPDGGRYRGQVVNGLLQGEGRIDYPNGSWYAGTFKDGQWHGQGEWHGSNGEVYRGQFSEGLFQGLGDLSTPGSHYAGTFKHGRRDGEGALKQHDQTYRGQFKDDQYDGAGQLELADGSRYQGLFAKGKPNGAGVRSDASGNQFSGHFIDGQLQGAGTYDSADGEQYIGEFKDNRLEGRGRYENADGDVWIGDFKDGVLVGEGELLGSDGSRYKGGFRDWRFNGMGTLQLADGSQYAGGFADDAYQGHGQLTRADGKAEGGTWVNGVRVRDEKGKLLPDPLDLALLNQGKLLDDALAKLPRSAAPLQLYSLVVAGDGQQSVFLREADYVSNMLKVRFGAQGQVTLVNHRDHLADRPMATRENLTRAARTLAERSGPEDLVFIYLTSHGSHDHQLVLDQPRLQLADLSAGELASALAPLKERDKVIVISACYSGGYIAPLKDDRTLIMTAARPDRVSFGCSEEADFTYFGDALFAQALNQTDDLKQAFELARKTVAERERRDGFDASEPQLWAPPAVIAHWQRLRRQQAEQALGTDARPAAGDRAKTPGTH from the coding sequence ATGCGCCCATTGCTCCCCCTCACCCTGATCCTGTTGCTCACTGCCTGTGGCGAAGGCGAACCCCTGTCGCCACCGGACGCACGCCTGCCCGATGGCGGTCGCTACCGTGGCCAGGTGGTCAATGGCCTGCTGCAGGGCGAAGGGCGCATCGACTACCCCAACGGCAGCTGGTACGCCGGCACCTTCAAGGATGGCCAGTGGCACGGCCAGGGCGAATGGCACGGCAGCAACGGCGAGGTGTACCGCGGCCAGTTCAGCGAAGGCCTGTTCCAGGGCCTGGGCGACCTCAGCACCCCTGGCAGCCACTATGCCGGCACCTTCAAACATGGCCGACGCGATGGCGAGGGCGCGCTCAAGCAGCACGACCAGACCTACCGTGGCCAATTCAAGGATGACCAGTACGATGGCGCCGGCCAGCTCGAACTGGCCGACGGCAGCCGCTACCAGGGCCTGTTCGCCAAGGGCAAGCCCAATGGCGCGGGTGTTCGCAGCGACGCCAGCGGCAACCAGTTCAGCGGCCACTTCATCGACGGCCAGCTACAAGGCGCCGGCACCTACGACAGCGCCGACGGCGAGCAATACATCGGTGAGTTCAAGGACAACCGCCTGGAAGGTCGCGGCCGCTACGAGAACGCCGATGGCGACGTGTGGATCGGCGACTTCAAGGACGGCGTGCTGGTCGGTGAAGGCGAGCTGCTGGGCAGCGATGGCAGCCGCTACAAGGGCGGCTTCCGCGACTGGCGCTTCAACGGCATGGGCACCCTGCAACTGGCTGATGGCAGCCAGTATGCCGGCGGCTTTGCCGACGACGCCTACCAGGGGCACGGCCAGCTGACCCGCGCCGACGGCAAGGCCGAGGGCGGCACCTGGGTCAATGGTGTGCGTGTGCGCGACGAGAAGGGCAAGCTGCTCCCCGACCCCCTCGACCTTGCCCTGCTCAACCAGGGCAAGCTGCTGGACGACGCACTGGCCAAGTTGCCTCGTTCGGCCGCACCGCTGCAGCTTTACAGCCTGGTGGTGGCCGGGGATGGCCAGCAGAGCGTGTTCCTGCGCGAAGCCGACTACGTCAGCAACATGCTCAAGGTGCGCTTCGGCGCCCAGGGCCAGGTCACCCTGGTCAACCACCGCGACCACCTGGCCGACCGCCCCATGGCCACCCGCGAGAACCTCACCCGCGCCGCCCGCACCCTGGCCGAACGCAGCGGCCCGGAAGACCTGGTGTTCATCTACCTGACCAGCCACGGCAGCCACGACCACCAGTTGGTGCTGGACCAGCCGCGCCTGCAACTGGCCGACCTGAGCGCCGGTGAACTGGCAAGCGCCCTGGCGCCGCTCAAGGAGCGTGACAAGGTGATTGTCATCTCGGCCTGCTATTCCGGGGGCTACATCGCCCCGCTCAAGGACGACCGGACCCTGATCATGACCGCCGCGCGCCCCGACCGGGTGTCTTTCGGCTGTTCGGAAGAAGCCGACTTCACCTACTTCGGCGATGCCCTGTTCGCCCAGGCGCTGAACCAGACCGACGACCTGAAACAGGCGTTTGAACTGGCGCGCAAGACCGTTGCCGAAAGAGAACGACGGGACGGTTTCGACGCCTCCGAGCCGCAACTGTGGGCGCCGCCAGCGGTAATCGCGCACTGGCAGCGCCTGCGCCGGCAGCAGGCCGAGCAAGCCTTGGGCACTGACGCCCGCCCCGCGGCGGGTGACCGCGCAAAAACACCGGGCACCCACTAA
- a CDS encoding oxidoreductase, which produces MYLTPQHVLLAGATGLTGEHLLDRLLNEPTISRVLAPTRRPLAEHPHLENPVGDPAVFLPQLAGRVDIAFCCLGTTLKQAGSESAFRAVDLDMVVAFSKRAREMGARHLLVISALGADPKSTIFYNRVKGEMEEALKQQDWPQLTIVRPSLLLGERTQPRLGERLAAPLMRLVPGKYRGIEVCALARALWRLALEEEDGIRVVESDELRKLGKR; this is translated from the coding sequence ATGTACTTGACGCCTCAGCATGTCCTGCTTGCCGGTGCCACGGGTCTGACGGGTGAACACCTGCTCGACCGCCTGCTCAACGAACCCACCATCAGCCGTGTGCTGGCGCCAACCCGCCGGCCACTGGCCGAGCACCCGCACCTGGAAAACCCGGTGGGTGACCCGGCTGTGTTTCTCCCGCAACTGGCTGGCCGCGTCGATATCGCCTTCTGCTGCCTGGGCACCACGCTCAAGCAGGCCGGTTCCGAATCCGCCTTCCGCGCCGTCGACCTGGACATGGTCGTGGCCTTCAGCAAACGTGCCCGGGAGATGGGCGCGCGCCACCTGCTGGTGATCAGCGCCCTGGGCGCAGACCCGAAATCCACGATCTTCTACAACCGGGTCAAGGGTGAAATGGAGGAGGCGCTCAAGCAACAGGATTGGCCGCAGCTGACCATCGTGCGACCGTCGCTGCTGCTGGGTGAACGCACCCAACCGCGGCTGGGCGAACGCCTGGCCGCGCCGCTGATGCGCCTGGTACCAGGCAAGTACCGGGGCATCGAGGTTTGTGCCTTGGCCCGGGCGTTGTGGCGCCTGGCGCTGGAGGAGGAGGACGGCATACGCGTCGTCGAGTCCGACGAGTTGCGCAAGCTGGGCAAGCGCTGA
- the pbpC gene encoding peptidoglycan glycosyltransferase PbpC (penicillin-binding protein 1C) yields the protein MPSLARPRLARGLRRVCVTILSTFALLWLADRIWPLPMPGDDLARVVLAEDGTPLWRFADADGVWRYPVSPDEVSPLYLEALLAYEDRWFYQHPGVNPMALARAAWLNVRGGRVVSGGSTLSMQVARLLDPHDRTLAGKLRQLWRTAQLEWHLSKQEILQLYLNRAPFGGTLQGVAAASWAYLGKSPKHLTPAEAALLAVLPQAPSRLRPDRHPERAQRARDKVLQRLAEYQVWPAQRIDEAREEPLLLAPRQEPALAPLLARRLNSPDSPPLIRTTIDAALQRRLEDLLLGWRARLPERTSAALLVVETQSMAVRAYLGSIDLADERRFGHVDMIHALRSPGSTLKPFLYAMAMDEGLIHSESLLQDVPRRYGDYRPGNFSMGFSGPVSASSALALSLNLPAVQLLEAYGPKRFAAQMRMGGVPLILPPLAEPNLSLILGGAGSRLEDLVGGYAAFAREGRSAQIRLQPQDPLLERRLLSPGSAWITRRILSGLARPDRDPHAELVQRPQLAWKTGTSYGFRDAWSVGVGPRYLIGVWIGRPDGTPVPGQFGLASAAPLMLQVHDLLSNRDAQRGINVPVEPVPESVGVAAICWPLGQPMNRQDPNCRRQRFAWTLDGTTPPTLQAADQPLGLGLHESVWVNEQGLRVGSGCPGATARDIALWPAPLEPWLPRAERRLVRLPAVDPTCPPLVGASAPPLSIVGVRPGDNLRRPATSSEALQLRVSALGGGGQRWWFLNGQPLGETRGQDSLLVRFEQVGRTELSALDESGETARVEFQVSE from the coding sequence ATGCCAAGCTTAGCGCGCCCGCGCCTTGCCAGGGGGCTACGCCGAGTCTGCGTGACGATCCTGTCGACCTTTGCCTTGCTATGGCTGGCCGATCGAATCTGGCCATTGCCGATGCCCGGCGACGATCTGGCGCGGGTGGTGCTGGCCGAGGACGGCACGCCGTTGTGGCGCTTCGCCGACGCCGATGGCGTATGGCGTTACCCGGTCAGCCCGGACGAGGTGTCGCCGCTGTACCTCGAGGCATTGCTGGCCTATGAGGATCGCTGGTTCTATCAGCACCCCGGGGTCAACCCCATGGCCCTGGCCCGGGCGGCCTGGCTCAACGTGCGTGGCGGGCGCGTGGTGTCGGGGGGCAGCACCCTGTCGATGCAGGTGGCGCGTCTGCTCGACCCGCACGACCGCACCCTGGCGGGCAAGCTGCGCCAGTTGTGGCGCACGGCACAGCTGGAGTGGCACCTGTCGAAACAGGAGATCCTGCAGCTCTACCTGAACCGCGCGCCCTTCGGCGGCACCCTGCAAGGGGTGGCGGCGGCCAGCTGGGCCTACCTGGGCAAGTCGCCGAAGCACTTGACGCCCGCCGAGGCGGCGTTGCTCGCCGTATTGCCCCAGGCCCCCAGCCGCTTGCGCCCCGACCGTCACCCCGAGCGCGCCCAGCGCGCCCGTGACAAGGTCCTGCAACGCCTGGCCGAGTACCAGGTGTGGCCGGCCCAGCGCATCGACGAAGCACGCGAGGAACCGTTGCTGCTCGCCCCTCGCCAGGAGCCGGCGCTGGCACCGCTGCTGGCTCGACGCCTGAACAGCCCCGACAGCCCGCCACTGATCCGTACGACGATCGACGCCGCCCTGCAGCGGCGTCTGGAAGACCTGTTGCTGGGCTGGCGCGCCCGACTGCCTGAACGCACCTCGGCCGCGCTGCTGGTGGTGGAGACGCAAAGCATGGCGGTGCGCGCCTATCTGGGGTCGATCGACCTGGCCGATGAGCGTCGCTTCGGCCATGTCGACATGATCCACGCCCTGCGTTCGCCCGGCTCGACGCTCAAACCCTTCCTCTATGCCATGGCCATGGACGAGGGCCTGATCCATTCCGAGTCGCTGCTGCAGGATGTACCGCGGCGTTATGGTGACTATCGCCCGGGCAATTTCTCCATGGGCTTCAGTGGCCCGGTGTCGGCCAGCTCCGCGTTGGCGCTGTCGCTCAACCTGCCGGCGGTGCAGTTGCTCGAGGCCTATGGCCCGAAGCGTTTCGCCGCGCAGATGCGCATGGGCGGCGTGCCGTTGATTCTGCCGCCGTTGGCTGAGCCGAACTTGTCGCTGATCCTGGGGGGCGCGGGCAGCCGGTTGGAGGATCTGGTCGGTGGCTATGCCGCGTTCGCCCGTGAGGGGCGCAGCGCGCAGATCCGCCTGCAACCCCAGGACCCGTTGCTGGAGCGGCGGCTGTTGTCGCCGGGCTCGGCCTGGATCACCCGGCGTATTCTCAGCGGCCTGGCCCGTCCGGACCGCGACCCTCACGCCGAACTGGTGCAGCGGCCACAGTTGGCCTGGAAGACAGGCACCAGCTATGGTTTTCGCGATGCCTGGTCGGTCGGCGTCGGTCCGCGCTACCTGATCGGCGTGTGGATCGGCCGCCCCGATGGTACCCCGGTTCCAGGGCAGTTCGGCCTGGCCTCGGCGGCGCCGTTGATGCTCCAGGTGCACGACCTGCTCAGCAATCGCGATGCCCAGCGTGGCATCAACGTGCCGGTGGAGCCGGTGCCGGAGTCGGTGGGAGTCGCGGCGATCTGCTGGCCGTTGGGCCAGCCGATGAACCGCCAGGACCCCAACTGCCGCCGCCAGCGCTTTGCCTGGACCCTCGACGGCACCACTCCGCCGACCTTGCAGGCGGCCGACCAGCCGTTGGGGCTTGGGTTGCATGAGTCCGTCTGGGTGAATGAGCAGGGGTTGCGGGTGGGCAGCGGTTGTCCTGGCGCCACGGCCCGTGACATCGCGTTGTGGCCGGCCCCCCTGGAGCCTTGGTTGCCCCGGGCCGAACGACGGTTGGTCCGGTTGCCGGCCGTGGATCCGACCTGCCCGCCGCTAGTGGGAGCCAGCGCGCCGCCCCTGTCGATCGTCGGCGTGCGCCCGGGCGACAACCTGCGAAGGCCTGCCACCAGCAGCGAGGCGTTGCAGTTGCGTGTCTCGGCGTTGGGAGGCGGCGGGCAGCGCTGGTGGTTCCTCAATGGTCAGCCGCTGGGCGAGACCCGTGGCCAGGACAGCTTGCTGGTGCGTTTCGAGCAGGTTGGGCGGACCGAGTTGAGTGCGCTGGATGAAAGTGGTGAAACGGCGCGGGTGGAGTTCCAGGTCAGCGAGTGA